A single window of Sphaerodactylus townsendi isolate TG3544 linkage group LG05, MPM_Stown_v2.3, whole genome shotgun sequence DNA harbors:
- the BLACAT1 gene encoding bladder cancer associated transcript 1, with the protein MPQFTFACFCGLHGFCNMKKEKEEASAEQETVV; encoded by the coding sequence ATGCCCCAGTTTACCTTTGCTTGCTTCTGTGGGCTCCATGGCTTCTGCaacatgaagaaggagaaggaagaggccaGTGCTGAGCAGGAGACAGTTGTATGA